The Chrysiogenia bacterium sequence GAGATCCCTGTAGGAGTAGCCGTATCGCACGGTAATGGACCCAAACCTGTGGCGGCGATCTTGTCGCCGCTTCCCAGAGTCAGACCCTCACCCACGAACCACCGAACTGACTTGAAAGGCAGAAAGTTCCCAGTGAAACCAACTTATAACAAAGCAAAGCGCGGTTGCAATGGGAAATGTGGGAAAAGGCCAGCAAAAACAATGAGTTTAGCCGATACTTACATATCTGCTTCGATAGATGCGACGTCGATTCCGTAGTCGACCAGAAGTTCGGCGAGCTTTTCGCCGTTGACGAGTTCGAGCGCGGGGCCCTCGACAATGGTGTGCACGTCGGCTGTGAAATAACCCGTCGTGATGAAGACGCCCTTGAGCGCGCGCTCTCCGCGCACGTTGCCGAGCAGCTCACTCACCCGGTCCACGCTGATGGGATAGTCGGCATAGACGCAATCGACGACGACCGTGCCGCCCGCCAGGCCCCCGCCCCCGCTCACGGCCACCACTTCGAAGGCATACTCGCTAGCCGCCTTCACTTCCTTAACCTCAAGCCCCTGGGCCTGCAGCAGCCGGGCGACCGCTTCGCGAAAGACTTCGGGAGATGAAAACTCGATGGGGGGCGTGCGGCTCTCGTCGTCCCCCGGCGTTTCATCGAGCAGCGCCGGCACCGGGGCACGTCCCATGATGCCGATGAGAATGAAGCCGATGGTCACGGCAATCAAAGCCAGAAAGATGACGGACATGCAGGGGTCCTTCCTTCGCTGGTGGGGAGCCTAGCGTCCCGGCGCGCCGGTGGCCAGCAACGCAGCCCCGTGAAGGGAGCTCGCGCACAAAGCCAAGAAAAAGCCCGGCACAACGGCCGGGCTTTCATGGTCAATGGGTTCGGGATCAGTCGCACATGTCATCGTAGATCAAGTCGCGGCGACCCTCTTCGATGCGCTGGTCCGTCTTGAAGCCCTGATTGAGCGAGAGCCAGGTGTAGTAGCCCACCAGGAACATCATGCCGACGATGGGGATGTTGTCGCCCTTTTTCACGATCAGCAGGAAGTCGTGGCTGAGGATGCAGCCGGCGGTAATTCCCACCAACGCGGCGATGCCGAGAATGATGAAAAAGACGTTCAGAATGAGGATGCGCTTGTTCTTCATGTCGAAAATCCTGCCGGACCTCACCTGTCCGGGACCGGTTTAGTAGCTGTTGCGGAGCCCGCAATCAAGCCCCAAATCCCCTGAAACCCCCTGCCGGAGCCTCTAAAGGGTGAAACCGTCCATTTCGCGGTGGAGGGCCTCTGCCTGGTCTCCAAGCCGGGCGGAGACTTTCTCCAGCTCCCCGGCCTTTGCGCTCTGCGATTCGGCCAGCTTGCGGATCCGGTCGCTGGCGCGCTCGATCTTTTCGGTCTCGATGGCCTCGTCCTGAATGGCCGTGATGACAGATTCCATCGCGTGCTGGACCTCCGAGATCCCGCGGGAGACCTCTTCGGCGGCCTTGCGCTGCTCGTCGGCCGAGCGCGAGACCCGCCGGGAAAGCTCCTGGAGGCTCTTCATGGCCCCCACGATGGCGTCGCCGGCGCTGCGCTGGTCCGACTCGGTGCGCACGAACTCGGCCACCATTTCCTGGAGCTGGTCCACCACTTCGAGCAGCACCTGGCTTTGGCGCTGCTCTTCATCGACGGCCTCGACGAGCCCCTGGACCCGGCGCAGCGATTCTTCGGCGCTCTCTGTGATCTGGTTGAGCGCGGCCTCGGCTCCGGCCGCCAGCTCGGTGCCGCGGCTTACCTCGGCGGTGCCGCGCTCGATGGCGCTCACCGCGCGCGAACTCTCGCGCTGGATGTCGGCAATGAGCGAGGCGATCTCTCCGGTGGAGGCGGAGGTCTGCTCGGCAAGCTTTCGAATTTCCTCGGAAACCACGGCGAAACTCTGTCCATGCTCTCCGGCCTGCGCGGCGATGATCGCGGCGTTGAAGGAGAGCAGGTTCGTCTGGTCGGCCACCGTGTTGATGACGTCGAGAATCTGTCCCACTTTCACGTTGCGCGAGCCGAGCTCCCGAACGATCTGGGCGGCCTCGCCCACGGTCTCGTTGATGCGGTTGATGCCCTCGATCGTCTGGAGCACCGCCTCGCGTCCTTCCTGGGCGCGACCGAGCACGCCCTCGGAGAACTTTTCGGAATTGCGTGCGAAGGCGCCTACTTCCCCGATGGAGCGGTCGATCTTTGTCACCGCATTGCGCGTCTCGTCGGACGCTCCGTGGAGCGATCCGATGGCCCTGGCAAAGGCACCGAGCGAACCCTCCAGCTTGCGGGTATGCCCGCCGATGGCGGTCGTCTCGCTCTCGAGAAGTCCGGCCGTCTCACGCACCATGCGCGCGGTCGAGGCCAGCTCGAATCCCGCACTCGAAGTGGTATCGATCGAATCGTTGAGCGCGCCCACCTGCGAGACGATCTCTTCGGTGGTCAGGCGAAGCTTGGCAATGGCCCTGGCGGTCTGTTCGCTCTCGGTGAGCTGGCGGGTGCTGGCCTCGTTGGTTTCCTGCGTGGCGTGCCCGATGTCCTCGGCGGCGCCGGCCAGCTCATCGACCACGGACTTGAGATTACCCACCATCCGGCGCAGCCCCAGCACGGTCTGGCGCGTCTGGGTGGCGAGTTCGCCGACTTCATCGTCGGAAATGACCGCGATCTCCGTATCGAGCCGGCCGTCGGCAATCTTCGCCGAGCGGCGCACCAGCGCGCGAAGCGGCATGGCCAGGTCGTTGGAGATGAGATAGGCAATGCCGATCGAGCTTCCCAGCAGCAGCAGCAGGATGATGAGCGCCTGCACGATGAACTGGATGTCCTCGCTGTGCGGAGCAACCAGGGAAATCAGGTAGGGCCCACGCCCATCGAATTCGAGCCCGATCTGCGAAGTATCAAGCGTGACGAAGGTAACCCCGTGTCGGTAGTCCTCGCCGAATTCACCGAGGCCATCGGCTACCGCCACGCGCACGGCGTCGTCAGGCTTGACCGTTGTGTTGTTGAAGATGACTTCACCGGTGAGCTTGTGGAGCACCAGCGCGCCGCCGCCCTCGCCAAGTTTCAGGTTTCCCATGACCTGGCGCATTTGCGCCAGGGAATCGTTTTCGAAGCCGCTGCCCGCCTGTTCCTTGAGCACCCCGGCCACGAACTGCCGGGCATTGCCGAGAAGTTCGATGCGGTCCTCAAAGCGCGCCCGTTCGACGTGGATGAAATTCGCCATGAAAGCCAGGCCCAGGGCGAAGATCTGCGTCGTGGCAAACCCCACCCCCAGCTTGGTGCCGATGGTGCGGCGGTCGGGGGGCTCGCGATCGGCAAGCGCCGCGCACGTCTGCTGCAAGTAGCCGATCACCGAACTCAGCAGGCGGCGGTGCACATAGATCTGCGGCACATTGACGGCGACGCCCAGCAACACGAACATCACCATGGGAACCCACCGAAGCCGCCAGGAAATGTCGGCCAGAACGTAGGTCCCCAGCACGGTGCCAAAGATGGCCCAGAGGCAGAAACTCGAGACACCCAGAAGGTAGGGAAGACGGAACGCCCGCACGAACGCCCGGGATGCCGCATGCTCCTGCGTGGCCAGTTGCTCGGGCGGCAGATCGAGCACGTATTTCAGAGGCAGAAACAGGTAGTAGAGACTGGCGGTCCAGAAAACGAAGAAGGCGGCTGCGGCTAAGAATCCACGGAAAATCGCCTGGGAACTGATCAGGGTCCCAAAATCCCCGAAGACGCCGCCGAGTGAAGCGCCGATGGCAAGTGGAAGCAGGGAGGCCGTGCAGCCGATCAGTGTCGCGCTCACCCACAAGCGGGCGATCAGGCGATGCGATCCAACGACTTCAACGATCGGTCGCTTTCCGGGTGACTGGTGCAAATGAAGTGAACCCCGCTGAATTTCCCGAGTGTTATCGGTGGCTTACTTTGCCACAGCGGGAGGGGCACCGCAACAAGGTCCCCGGAGACGGGCTAGTGACCAATCAGAGCCAGAATCTCATCCCGGTGGCGTTCCATGTCCTCGCGGCTGGCGGTCGATTCGAGGTTCAGGCGCAGCAGCGGTTCGGTGTTGGAGGCCCGCAGGTTGAACCACCAGTCCGGGAATTCCACGGTCAGCCCGTCCAGGCGCGACTGCTTGCCCTCCTGGTAGTGCTGGGAGATCTTCTCGATCGCCGCTGCCTTGTCGGCGACCTGCATGTTGATCTCGCCCGAGGGGAAATACGCGCGGTAGGGCGCGGCCACTTCGCTGAGCGCCTTGCCCTGCTTGCCCAGCAGATTGAGCAGCAGCACGAGCGCCAGATCCGAGTTCTCGGCGTAGAAGTTGTCGCGGAAATAGTAGTGACCCGAGAGCTCACCGGCGCACAGGCCGCCGGCCTCGCGCATGGCGGTCTTGATAAACGCGTGGCCGACGCGGCACTGGCGCGGATCGGCGCCCGCTTCGCGAAGCTTTTCGGGCACCATGCGTGAAGAGCGCACGTCGTAGAAACACACGGGTTTCTCATCGTCACTCATTCCAATGAGATCGAGCGCCATGAGCAGCGTCGCCAGATCGCCGGTTAGGGTCTCACCCTTTTCGTCGAGAAAGACCACGCGATCGGCATCCCCGTCATAGACGGCGCCCAGATCGGCCCCTTCGGCAAGGATCGCCTTGCGACACTGTTCGAGGTTTTCTTCTTCGAGCGGATCGGGCGGATGCGAGGGGAAAGTCCCGTCGGGCTCGGCGTTGAGCAAGACGAAGTCATGGGGAAGTTTTTCGAAGATCTCCGGCGAGAGAACCGTCGCCGCCCCGCTGGAGAGGTCGGCAACGACTTTGAGCCGCTTGCCACCTGTTTCGGCGCGCGCCACGACACGATCGATGAACTCCACGCGCACATCGGTCGCGATTCGCTCGGGGCTGCTCCCGTCGTCTTCGGGGGCTTCGTCGCAGAGCTCGCCAATGCGGGTGATTTCCTTGTCGTAGACCGGCACCGCATTGGCCCGCGAGATCTTGAATCCGTTGTATTCGGGCGGGTTGTGGCTGGCGGTCACCATGACCGAGCCCCCTGCCCCGCGCACGCCATTGGCAAAGTTCGTGAGCGGCGTTGTGCCGCGTCCGATGTCCAGGACCTTCACCCCTGCCTGTCCCAGCCCGCGACAAAGGGCGTCGGTGATCTCGTCGGCGCTGGCGCGCACGTCGCGTCCGACAACGACCTGTTCGACTTCGAGAAAGGTTCCAATGGACCAGCCGATGCGCCGGGCCAGCTCGGCATCGAGCTGCGTCGGCACCACGCCGCGGATATCGTAGGCCTTGAAGATGCTCATCTTCTCTCCTCGGTGGTGGGGTTCTTCAAGTCCGCGCACGTGCTCGGGAAGGATGTGATCCTTGAGCAGTGCGTCGGGATGTTCCTTTTCATACTCGCGCACAGCCTTTTCCGAAAGCGACTTCGTGATGAAGGTGTAGGCCTGATAAAGCACGACTGCGACGATGACGATGACGAGAATCACGGTCAGGTGCTGCTTGGAGGTTTGCACCCGGCGGGTGAGCTCGTGGACATTGCCGGCGGCCGTGTGTCCGAGCCAGATCCACAGCGGGATCCCGATGCAGGCGGCAATCGCGTCGAGGGCCAGAAACTTCCGGTAGGGCATGCGCAAAATGCCCGCAATCAGATACACCGGGGCGCGCGCGCCCGAGATGAAACGGGCAACGAACACGACCTTCGCGCCGTATTTCTCGAAGTAGTGGCTGGCGCGTTCCATGCGCTTTTTGTGGAAGATCTTCCGGACGGGTTTGAAGTCGAGGATGTCCTCGCCGTAGCGCCGCGCAATGCCGAAGATGGCCGAGTCACCCGTGAGAATGCCCAGCATTCCGAAGGCGGCCGCGATGTAGGGATTGAGGATGGCTTCTTGCCCGCCCGAGAGATAGCCGGCAATCACGAGTACAACTTCCTCGGGAATGGGCAATCCCACGCTGTTGGCCACGAGGGTCGCATAGATGGCCAGGTAGAGGGCGAAGCCGTCGAGCTGGCTGAAAAATTCAAAGGCTGAGTCGACCATGAGGTTGTGGGTTCCGCCGCAGCGCAAACCGGGCGTCTATATCGCCCAATTCACGCGCGCAATCAAGCAGCAGGCTCCAAAACGGCTCTAGGCCGCGGCTCCGCCAATGACATGGCGCCAGAATTTTACGAAGTAGTCGATTCCCGACCAGACGGTCACCACGGCGGCCATGTAGAGCAGCACCAGCCCCACCCCCCCGAAATTCCAGTCGATCAGCGGATGG is a genomic window containing:
- a CDS encoding restriction endonuclease, which translates into the protein MSVIFLALIAVTIGFILIGIMGRAPVPALLDETPGDDESRTPPIEFSSPEVFREAVARLLQAQGLEVKEVKAASEYAFEVVAVSGGGGLAGGTVVVDCVYADYPISVDRVSELLGNVRGERALKGVFITTGYFTADVHTIVEGPALELVNGEKLAELLVDYGIDVASIEADM
- a CDS encoding VTT domain-containing protein produces the protein MVDSAFEFFSQLDGFALYLAIYATLVANSVGLPIPEEVVLVIAGYLSGGQEAILNPYIAAAFGMLGILTGDSAIFGIARRYGEDILDFKPVRKIFHKKRMERASHYFEKYGAKVVFVARFISGARAPVYLIAGILRMPYRKFLALDAIAACIGIPLWIWLGHTAAGNVHELTRRVQTSKQHLTVILVIVIVAVVLYQAYTFITKSLSEKAVREYEKEHPDALLKDHILPEHVRGLEEPHHRGEKMSIFKAYDIRGVVPTQLDAELARRIGWSIGTFLEVEQVVVGRDVRASADEITDALCRGLGQAGVKVLDIGRGTTPLTNFANGVRGAGGSVMVTASHNPPEYNGFKISRANAVPVYDKEITRIGELCDEAPEDDGSSPERIATDVRVEFIDRVVARAETGGKRLKVVADLSSGAATVLSPEIFEKLPHDFVLLNAEPDGTFPSHPPDPLEEENLEQCRKAILAEGADLGAVYDGDADRVVFLDEKGETLTGDLATLLMALDLIGMSDDEKPVCFYDVRSSRMVPEKLREAGADPRQCRVGHAFIKTAMREAGGLCAGELSGHYYFRDNFYAENSDLALVLLLNLLGKQGKALSEVAAPYRAYFPSGEINMQVADKAAAIEKISQHYQEGKQSRLDGLTVEFPDWWFNLRASNTEPLLRLNLESTASREDMERHRDEILALIGH